The Streptomyces camelliae genome window below encodes:
- a CDS encoding DUF2283 domain-containing protein produces the protein MRVEYDASADMAYIYLVDKIGLGEAVRQVPVEDNTAILDYDSDGRLLGIELFSARRRLHPDLLGAAERIDREPDLPST, from the coding sequence ATACGACGCCTCGGCAGACATGGCGTACATCTACCTCGTCGACAAGATTGGCCTGGGAGAGGCCGTGCGGCAGGTGCCCGTCGAGGACAACACGGCGATACTCGACTACGACTCGGACGGACGGCTGCTGGGCATCGAACTGTTCAGTGCCAGACGCCGGCTGCATCCCGATCTGCTGGGCGCTGCCGAGAGGATCGACCGTGAGCCGGATCTGCCGAGCACATGA